The Methanobrevibacter sp. TLL-48-HuF1 genomic sequence AAGCGTTGGGTCTTCAATTAATCGGGATAATTTATTTACCCATTCATCTTCACTATTGGCTAAAAATCCAGTTACTCCATCTTCAATAGTATTCTTATATACATCAACATCACTAGCTACTACTGGAACTCCAAGAGCTGTAAATTCAATGTATTTTAACTCACTTTTACATTTATTGAATTCTGTGTTAACTAATGGAATTATTCCAATGTCCCAGTTTGCCCTAGCAGATATCCATTTCATGAATGTAGCCATTGACATCGGATAATATGGTATTTTTTTAACATTGAACCAGTCTGCATTTTCATCAATAGATGCTCCAATGATTTCCAAATCGACCTGAATGCCTTTTTTAGAAAAAATATCCTTTAATCTTAATATAACATTATGAATAAGCTCCAAATCATTATTATGAGTCATTGTTCCAAAGTAACCTATTTTTACATAATTATTACCTTTATATGAAAATCCTTTCAACGGCAATACATTATCAAGATAGTAATTTCTAATGATTGTTACATTGCCTGACAAATTCAGGTTATCAAAACGTCTTTTAAGCTCTGAAGTACTTACAACTATTTCATCAGCTGCAGAAACCAGTTTTTTAATATTTGATAAATTACCTTGAATATAATTAAATGACGGATTAGATGGGTTGATATCTAAAAAGTCATCATCAGTTTCATAAACCAATTTAATTCCATGCTGTTTAGCTTTTTTAGCTATTTTAGTAGAATATGGATTTACTCTTTGAATTACAATTACATCGAAGATTTTTGATTTGATTATTTGGTTTACATCAATTAAAGGTAAAATTTCCTGACCATAAACAAAGAAATGATAGTCTCCGCTTTTGCTTAACTCTTTAAACAATGAATGAATCCTTATAAATGGACATGCATTCATATTATCAAAATTATCCTCTAAAAATACTCCCACTTTAATTGTATCTGTTTTAAATTCATGATTTGTATGAATATAATCAATTAAAATTTTTGAATCTGAAATATAACTCTCATCAGCCAGTTTTTCTTTTATCCTTTTAGTGACAAAAGCATCTAACTGCTCGTGTAAATTTCCATGCAAATACTCGACAAAATTAGGATAATTTCTATTAATAGCTAATTTTTTATTAAACCCTTTAGTTATATAATGAATAAGCGGGTCTTCATCAGATGAAATATTATTTGAGCTGATATAATAATATAAATCAAATATCGGATTGATATATTTTAATTTATCATCAATATGGTCTGTTTTTGAACCTTCCTCTATAAAGTGTAAAACAGCATCTCCAACCTCACCGTGTAATTTTTTGTATTCTGCTTCATCAAAAATGCCAAAATGTTTTATAGTATCATAAATATGGATATTTTCTTCTGCATGTTTATGTTTAACGAATTCAAAGATATGATTATTCTTAACTTTTCTAGCTACATCACCGGCTACCCTTAATGGTTTTGTAAGCTTTAAAGAATTGGAATTTAAAAAAGTATTGTATTCATTTTGCAGATATCCCACTCTGCCTGCAGTATCTATTCTATAACCTGCCATTCCTTTTACATCATTGATTAAAAGATACATTTCTTCTTTTGAAAGTTCAATTGTATCTCCAAAATCCATATTTTCTACCTGAGCCCCTATTTTAGCTCTCAGGTTATCACTGGTTATT encodes the following:
- a CDS encoding glycosyltransferase domain-containing protein, whose translation is MSYEEIYETYQEVAKEHINRDLFNHSSEDAAKTIEDIKNNKIAIYTAFTGDYDTLKEPEVIDENCDYICFTDNPNLESDTWKIIQMDESTLDNNRKAKQYKLLPHKYLKDYKYSFWLDGTFRIKGSIREYIYKNIKASSPMLCVVHTERDCVYEEYEASKIIPRYPRAVMEEQINYYKNQGFPKKYGLGVMGAIFRKHNDPAIIKVMEDWWEENIRFTNQDQLSFAYVCWKNDFHPSVSLIYYWDNEYWAKDKGDYHHKVVFSMPITSDNLRAKIGAQVENMDFGDTIELSKEEMYLLINDVKGMAGYRIDTAGRVGYLQNEYNTFLNSNSLKLTKPLRVAGDVARKVKNNHIFEFVKHKHAEENIHIYDTIKHFGIFDEAEYKKLHGEVGDAVLHFIEEGSKTDHIDDKLKYINPIFDLYYYISSNNISSDEDPLIHYITKGFNKKLAINRNYPNFVEYLHGNLHEQLDAFVTKRIKEKLADESYISDSKILIDYIHTNHEFKTDTIKVGVFLEDNFDNMNACPFIRIHSLFKELSKSGDYHFFVYGQEILPLIDVNQIIKSKIFDVIVIQRVNPYSTKIAKKAKQHGIKLVYETDDDFLDINPSNPSFNYIQGNLSNIKKLVSAADEIVVSTSELKRRFDNLNLSGNVTIIRNYYLDNVLPLKGFSYKGNNYVKIGYFGTMTHNNDLELIHNVILRLKDIFSKKGIQVDLEIIGASIDENADWFNVKKIPYYPMSMATFMKWISARANWDIGIIPLVNTEFNKCKSELKYIEFTALGVPVVASDVDVYKNTIEDGVTGFLANSEDEWVNKLSRLIEDPTLRHGILNNARDDILKNYDLRSRAKQWDEIFKRGS